The Streptomyces sp. HUAS CB01 genome has a segment encoding these proteins:
- a CDS encoding histidine phosphatase family protein encodes MARPRRIVLVRHGESEGNADDSVYERKPDHALSLTERGWRQAEATGDRLRGLFGHERVSVYVSPYRRTHQTLHAFRLDSRLVRVREEPRLREQDWGNWQERDAVRLQKAYRDAYGHFFYRFPQGESGADVYDRVGAFLESLYRSFESPESPPNVLLVTHGLTMRLFCMRWFHWTVPEFESLSNPDNGETRTLLLGEDGRYTLDRPFERWCTPEWYGITG; translated from the coding sequence ATGGCACGACCACGGCGCATCGTCCTCGTCCGGCACGGCGAGTCGGAGGGCAACGCCGACGACTCGGTGTACGAGCGCAAGCCCGATCACGCGCTGAGCCTCACCGAGCGGGGATGGCGCCAGGCCGAGGCGACCGGTGACCGGCTGCGCGGGCTGTTCGGGCATGAGCGTGTCAGCGTCTACGTGTCGCCATATCGACGTACCCACCAGACGCTCCACGCCTTCCGGCTCGACTCCCGGCTCGTCCGGGTCAGGGAGGAGCCCCGGCTGCGCGAGCAGGACTGGGGGAACTGGCAGGAACGCGACGCCGTGCGGTTGCAGAAGGCCTACCGCGACGCCTACGGCCACTTCTTCTACCGCTTTCCGCAGGGAGAGTCGGGAGCCGATGTGTACGACAGGGTGGGGGCGTTCCTGGAGAGCCTCTACCGGAGCTTCGAGTCGCCCGAGAGCCCGCCCAACGTCCTGCTCGTCACCCACGGCCTCACCATGCGCCTCTTCTGCATGCGCTGGTTCCACTGGACGGTGCCCGAATTCGAGTCGCTGTCGAATCCCGACAACGGCGAGACGAGGACGCTGCTGCTCGGCGAGGACGGCCGGTACACACTGGACAGGCCCTTCGAGCGCTGGTGCACACCCGAGTGGTACGGGATCACCGGATAG
- a CDS encoding ADP-ribosylglycohydrolase family protein encodes MTADSSLDRRLDRALASLRGLSVGDALGSQFFVPSNYPLLKRRALPSGPWQWTDDTEMACSVVAVLVSHSRIDQDALALSFADHHDFDRGYGPAVNRMLRLIREGGDWRELAAELFNGQGSWGNGAAMRIAPLGAWYADDPEQATHQAEISAYTTHQHREAVVGSMAVAAAAALAGSPDGPPSPADLLDGVIALVPRSAVGQGLRRARDMLDYGDVGTVAAVLGRGRRTSAHDTVPFALWSAARALGDFEKTFWTTAQVGGDVDTTCAIAGGVVAAAAAGAPPAAWLEQTEALPDWLLARVA; translated from the coding sequence ATGACCGCTGACTCCTCTCTCGACCGGCGCCTCGACCGCGCCCTGGCCAGCCTGCGCGGGCTGTCCGTGGGAGACGCCCTGGGCTCCCAGTTCTTCGTACCCTCCAACTATCCGCTGCTGAAACGGCGCGCCCTGCCGTCCGGCCCCTGGCAGTGGACCGACGACACCGAGATGGCCTGCTCGGTGGTGGCCGTGCTGGTCTCCCACAGCCGGATCGACCAGGACGCACTCGCCCTGTCCTTCGCCGACCACCACGACTTCGACCGGGGCTACGGGCCCGCGGTGAACCGGATGCTGCGGCTGATCCGCGAGGGCGGCGACTGGCGCGAGCTGGCCGCCGAGCTCTTCAACGGCCAGGGCTCGTGGGGCAACGGAGCGGCGATGCGCATCGCCCCGCTGGGCGCCTGGTACGCGGACGACCCCGAGCAGGCCACCCATCAGGCGGAGATCTCCGCGTACACGACGCACCAGCACCGCGAGGCCGTCGTCGGGAGCATGGCGGTCGCCGCCGCCGCGGCGCTCGCGGGCTCCCCCGACGGCCCTCCGTCGCCCGCCGACCTGCTCGACGGAGTGATCGCGCTCGTGCCGCGGAGCGCGGTGGGGCAGGGTCTGCGCCGGGCGCGCGACATGCTCGACTACGGCGATGTCGGCACGGTCGCGGCGGTGCTCGGACGGGGCCGGCGCACGAGCGCGCACGACACCGTTCCGTTCGCGCTCTGGTCCGCGGCACGGGCGCTGGGGGACTTCGAGAAGACCTTCTGGACCACCGCTCAGGTGGGCGGCGACGTCGACACGACCTGTGCGATCGCCGGGGGAGTGGTCGCGGCCGCCGCTGCCGGCGCTCCGCCCGCGGCCTGGCTGGAGCAGACCGAGGCCCTGCCCGACTGGCTTCTCGCCCGGGTGGCCTGA
- a CDS encoding DUF4153 domain-containing protein encodes MTLWCALATALLSALLLGDGLGVNLLIVAVPAALAAFFAARAAGRRLRPVTAAWAVGGLALLVVPALRDAGWPTFLAVVSALAVGSIALHGGRTWPGVLLGSVGVLDSLVTGPVWGWRGLRERADGSRGRWGPVLRASAVATVLVLVFGALFAGADAAFADLLGELTPDVSGIDAPWRFLLFLVGLAGALAAAHTAAAPLRWDRLTLRQGRARGRAEWALPLIVLDLLFAAFIAVQLAVLFGGYDKVLRETGLTYAEYARQGFWQLLWATLLTLVVIGLALRWAPREGSRDRALVRAVLGTLCVLTLVVVASALRRMDLYVDAYGLTRLRISVAAMELWLGLVLVLIIAAGLLGSRWLPRAVVGSAAAAVLAFGLVSPDALVAERNVERFESTGKIDVGYLRDLSADAVPALDALPEPVRSCALRQIERDLREADQAWYDTSWGQTRARELLGKRPASAGGSACAAYGEDEYGEYGGTRDGYDGDADLDGIDDLEDFDPGTGMD; translated from the coding sequence GTGACGCTCTGGTGCGCACTCGCCACCGCACTGCTCAGCGCGCTGCTGCTCGGTGACGGACTCGGGGTGAACCTGCTGATCGTCGCGGTGCCGGCCGCGCTCGCCGCGTTCTTCGCCGCCCGGGCCGCGGGCCGGCGGCTGCGACCCGTGACGGCCGCCTGGGCGGTCGGCGGTCTCGCCCTGCTCGTCGTCCCTGCGCTGCGCGACGCGGGCTGGCCGACGTTCCTGGCCGTCGTCTCCGCGCTGGCCGTCGGTTCGATCGCACTCCACGGGGGCCGCACGTGGCCGGGCGTCCTCCTGGGCTCGGTCGGCGTGCTGGACTCGCTGGTGACCGGCCCGGTCTGGGGGTGGCGCGGACTGCGCGAACGTGCCGACGGTTCCCGGGGCCGCTGGGGTCCCGTGCTGCGCGCTTCCGCGGTGGCAACCGTCCTGGTGCTCGTGTTCGGCGCGCTGTTCGCCGGCGCGGACGCGGCGTTCGCCGATCTGCTCGGCGAGCTGACACCGGACGTCTCGGGAATCGACGCCCCCTGGCGCTTCCTGCTGTTCCTCGTCGGACTGGCCGGCGCGCTCGCGGCGGCGCACACCGCCGCGGCCCCTCTCCGCTGGGACCGCCTCACCCTGCGACAGGGAAGAGCGAGGGGCAGGGCCGAGTGGGCCCTCCCCCTGATCGTCCTGGACCTGCTCTTCGCGGCCTTCATCGCCGTCCAGCTCGCCGTCCTCTTCGGCGGGTACGACAAGGTGCTGCGCGAGACGGGGCTCACCTACGCCGAGTACGCCCGGCAGGGCTTCTGGCAGCTGCTGTGGGCCACCCTGCTCACCCTCGTCGTCATCGGGCTGGCGCTGCGCTGGGCGCCCCGCGAAGGATCCCGCGACCGCGCCCTCGTGCGGGCGGTGCTGGGGACGCTGTGCGTGCTCACCCTGGTCGTCGTGGCCTCCGCGCTGCGCAGGATGGATCTCTACGTCGACGCGTACGGGCTCACGCGGCTGCGGATCTCGGTCGCGGCGATGGAGCTGTGGCTCGGGCTCGTCCTCGTGCTGATCATCGCCGCGGGGCTCCTCGGGAGCCGCTGGCTGCCGCGCGCCGTCGTCGGCAGTGCCGCCGCCGCGGTACTCGCCTTCGGCCTCGTCTCGCCCGACGCGCTGGTCGCAGAGCGCAACGTCGAGCGGTTCGAGAGCACGGGGAAGATCGACGTCGGGTATCTCCGCGATCTGTCGGCGGACGCCGTCCCGGCACTCGACGCACTTCCCGAACCGGTGCGCTCCTGCGCGCTGAGGCAGATCGAACGCGACCTGCGGGAGGCGGACCAGGCCTGGTACGACACGAGCTGGGGGCAGACGCGGGCGAGGGAGCTCCTGGGGAAGCGTCCGGCATCGGCGGGCGGATCGGCCTGCGCGGCGTACGGAGAGGACGAGTACGGCGAGTACGGCGGCACCCGTGACGGGTACGACGGGGATGCCGACCTCGACGGCATCGACGACCTCGAGGACTTCGACCCGGGTACCGGCATGGACTGA
- a CDS encoding MFS transporter, which translates to MTTSQLEQPGKQGAARREGRPGIALTVIAACQLMVVLDATIVNIALPHIQDALAFSTTDLSWVLSAYTLTFGGLLLLGGRAGDILGRRRVFMTGILVFTLASLLGGFAQEPWQLLAARALQGVGGAIASPTSLALITTTFPEGPERNRAFGVFAAVSAGGGAIGLLAGGMLTQWLDWRWVLFVNVPIGLLIAFLTPLYIAESERHPGRFDVAGALTSTAGMASLVYGFIRASEEGWRDALTLGSFGAAVLLLGAFALVESRAREPITPLRMFADRNRSGTYVIMLSLAAAMFGMFFFIVLFVQNVLGYSPIEAGLAFLPVTVAIITGAGLSQRLLPVLGPKPFMVTGSAVTGLGLFWQTLISPDSSYLGGVLGPMVLFGFGMGLNFVTLTLTAVSGVAPHEAGAASGLLNATQQVGGSLGLSILVTVFGTASRDEAERQVPAFMAQASPQQQAEFARTRELPAPWGHEVLTEGISTSFLAAVGMVLLALATAVLVVRVRRSDLDALSGNAGAGGPVA; encoded by the coding sequence GTGACCACCTCTCAGCTGGAACAACCGGGCAAGCAGGGCGCAGCCCGCCGGGAAGGCCGTCCCGGCATAGCCCTCACCGTAATCGCGGCGTGCCAACTCATGGTGGTACTCGACGCGACGATTGTGAACATCGCGCTCCCGCACATCCAGGACGCGCTCGCCTTCTCGACCACGGACCTCTCCTGGGTGCTCAGCGCCTACACACTGACCTTCGGCGGACTGCTGCTCCTCGGCGGCCGGGCCGGGGACATCCTCGGGCGGCGCAGGGTGTTCATGACCGGCATCCTCGTCTTCACCCTCGCCTCGCTCCTGGGCGGATTCGCCCAGGAACCCTGGCAGTTGCTCGCCGCGCGTGCGCTCCAGGGCGTCGGGGGCGCGATCGCCTCACCGACGTCACTGGCGCTGATCACCACCACGTTCCCCGAAGGCCCCGAGCGCAACCGGGCGTTCGGCGTCTTCGCGGCCGTCTCCGCCGGCGGTGGAGCCATCGGACTCCTCGCCGGTGGAATGCTCACGCAGTGGCTCGACTGGCGCTGGGTCCTGTTCGTCAACGTACCCATCGGCCTGCTGATCGCCTTCCTGACACCGCTGTACATAGCCGAGTCGGAGCGGCACCCGGGCAGGTTCGACGTGGCGGGCGCGCTGACCTCCACCGCGGGCATGGCCTCGCTGGTCTACGGGTTCATCCGGGCCTCGGAGGAGGGCTGGCGGGACGCGCTCACCCTGGGGTCGTTCGGCGCGGCGGTGCTGCTGCTCGGCGCGTTCGCCCTCGTGGAGTCCCGGGCCAGGGAGCCGATCACGCCGCTGAGGATGTTCGCCGACCGGAACCGCTCGGGCACGTACGTGATCATGCTGAGCCTGGCCGCGGCGATGTTCGGGATGTTCTTCTTCATCGTTCTGTTCGTGCAGAACGTGCTCGGCTACAGCCCGATCGAGGCCGGTCTGGCCTTCCTTCCGGTGACCGTGGCGATCATCACCGGCGCGGGGCTCTCGCAGCGGCTGCTGCCCGTGCTCGGCCCGAAGCCGTTCATGGTCACCGGGTCCGCCGTCACCGGCCTGGGCCTGTTCTGGCAGACGCTGATCAGCCCGGACAGCTCCTACCTCGGTGGCGTCCTCGGGCCGATGGTGCTCTTCGGCTTCGGTATGGGACTGAACTTCGTGACGCTCACGCTGACCGCCGTCTCCGGCGTCGCACCGCACGAGGCGGGCGCGGCCTCGGGACTGCTCAACGCGACGCAGCAGGTGGGTGGTTCGCTGGGGCTGTCCATCCTGGTCACGGTGTTCGGGACGGCGAGCCGGGACGAGGCGGAGCGGCAGGTCCCGGCGTTCATGGCCCAGGCCTCCCCCCAACAGCAGGCGGAGTTCGCCAGGACGCGGGAACTGCCGGCCCCCTGGGGCCACGAGGTCCTCACCGAGGGGATCTCGACCTCGTTCCTCGCCGCAGTGGGCATGGTGCTCCTGGCACTGGCCACGGCGGTCCTGGTGGTGCGCGTGCGCAGGAGCGACCTGGACGCGCTCAGCGGGAACGCCGGGGCGGGCGGCCCGGTCGCCTGA
- a CDS encoding TetR/AcrR family transcriptional regulator, whose amino-acid sequence MGTSGTGAAARPRSVTLRRRGPVLERAILDAALEQLSTVGWGGLTMEGVAAGARTGKAAVYRRWPSKEDLVADALEAGLPSLGDAPDHGSVREDLYHLARRMRAAMYSKPGCALRAVLHECDPSTAERFHGLIVRGVIKPSVHLFRQVLNRGVARGEVRSDAMDDMVFDVIPAMMMYRSKVCGSEWKDKDIADMIDRVMVPLLCPRRG is encoded by the coding sequence ATGGGTACTTCGGGAACCGGGGCCGCCGCTCGGCCGCGGTCCGTGACGCTGCGCCGCCGCGGCCCGGTGCTGGAGCGGGCGATCCTCGACGCCGCGCTCGAGCAGCTGAGCACGGTCGGCTGGGGCGGGCTCACGATGGAAGGGGTCGCCGCCGGGGCAAGGACCGGCAAGGCCGCGGTCTACCGCCGCTGGCCCTCGAAGGAGGATCTGGTCGCCGACGCCCTGGAGGCCGGGCTGCCCTCGCTGGGAGACGCACCGGATCACGGAAGTGTCCGTGAGGACCTCTACCACCTCGCCCGCCGGATGCGGGCGGCGATGTACTCGAAGCCCGGATGCGCCCTGCGTGCGGTCCTTCACGAATGCGACCCGTCGACGGCCGAACGTTTCCACGGGCTGATCGTCAGGGGTGTCATCAAGCCGTCGGTGCACCTCTTCCGGCAAGTGCTGAACCGGGGTGTGGCCCGCGGAGAGGTGCGTTCGGACGCCATGGACGACATGGTCTTCGACGTGATCCCCGCGATGATGATGTACCGGTCCAAGGTGTGCGGAAGCGAATGGAAGGACAAGGACATCGCCGACATGATCGATCGGGTCATGGTGCCGCTGCTGTGCCCGCGCCGGGGCTGA
- a CDS encoding ribonuclease HII yields MPYEPPTHTVERSLRATTGAKIIAGVDEVGRGAWAGPVTVCAAITGLRRPPEGLTDSKLITPKRRAALAVELERWVTCHALGHASPEEIDELGMTAALRLAAVRALDGLPVRPDAVILDGKHDYLGAPWRVRTVVKGDQSCIAVAAASVLAKVRRDALMAELGLESASFEPYAFGENAGYPSPVHKAALQELGPTPFHRLSWAYLDAMPRWRHLKKVRISVEAAALESGGQLGFDF; encoded by the coding sequence ATGCCGTACGAACCACCCACGCACACCGTTGAGCGCTCACTCCGCGCCACCACCGGCGCCAAGATCATCGCCGGTGTCGACGAGGTCGGGCGGGGGGCCTGGGCCGGTCCTGTCACGGTGTGCGCCGCCATCACGGGTCTGCGCCGGCCGCCCGAGGGGCTGACCGACTCCAAGCTGATCACTCCCAAGCGCCGTGCCGCCCTGGCGGTGGAGCTGGAGAGATGGGTCACCTGCCACGCGCTCGGGCACGCCTCCCCCGAGGAGATCGACGAGCTGGGCATGACCGCGGCTCTGCGCCTGGCGGCCGTGCGGGCCCTGGACGGGCTTCCGGTCCGGCCCGACGCCGTGATCCTGGACGGCAAGCACGACTACCTCGGCGCGCCCTGGCGCGTCCGGACGGTCGTCAAGGGCGACCAGTCGTGCATCGCCGTCGCGGCCGCCTCGGTGCTGGCCAAGGTGCGGCGGGATGCGCTGATGGCCGAGCTCGGGCTGGAATCGGCGTCGTTCGAGCCGTACGCGTTCGGCGAGAACGCCGGCTACCCGTCGCCCGTGCACAAGGCGGCGCTGCAGGAGCTCGGCCCCACACCCTTCCACCGGCTTTCCTGGGCCTATCTCGACGCGATGCCGCGCTGGCGGCATCTGAAGAAGGTCCGGATCTCCGTGGAGGCGGCCGCTCTGGAGAGCGGGGGCCAACTCGGCTTCGACTTCTGA
- a CDS encoding RecQ family ATP-dependent DNA helicase encodes MDTLELRAEADAILAELVGDPGGSARLREDQWQAVAALVEQRRRALVVQRTGWGKSAVYFVATALLRRRGFGPTVIISPLLALMRNQVESASRAGIRARTINSANPEDWDTIHGEVERGETDVLLVSPERLNSVDFREQVLPKLATTTGLLVVDEAHCISDWGHDFRPDYRRLRAMLAELAPGVPVLATTATANARVTADVAEQLGTGAGEALVLRGPLERESLRLGVVRLPDAAHRLAWLAEHLDELPGSGIIYALTVAAAEEATAFLRQRGFKVDSYTGRTENADRLQAEADLQQNRVKALVATSALGMGFDKPDLGFVVHLGAPSSPIAYYQQVGRAGRGVEHADVLMLPGKEDEAIWRYFADAAFPPEAQVRQTLAALADAGRPLSVPALEAVVDLRRTRLETMLKVLDVDGAVRRVKGGWTSTGQPWVYDTERYAWVARQRAAEQQAMREYVSTSRCRMEFLRRQLDDEGAVPCGRCDNCTGAWIDSAVSTEALTGAAKELDRPGVEVEPRRMWPTGMPALGVDLKGRIPAGEQCSTGRALGRLSDIGWGNRLRPLLAENAPDGPVPEDVLKAAVAVLADWARSPGGWAPNVPDASARPVGIVAVPSLSRPQLVDSLAQGIASIGRLPYLGTLTHARPDSAHPARRSNSAQRLKALSGTFAVSEDLAVSLAGSSGPVLLVDDYTDSGWTLAVAARLLRQAGSGQVLPMVLAAAG; translated from the coding sequence ATGGACACCCTGGAGCTCCGTGCCGAAGCCGATGCCATCCTCGCTGAGCTGGTCGGTGACCCGGGCGGCTCGGCGCGGCTTCGGGAGGATCAGTGGCAGGCGGTGGCGGCCCTGGTGGAGCAGCGCAGGCGGGCACTGGTGGTGCAGCGCACCGGCTGGGGCAAGTCGGCGGTGTACTTCGTGGCCACCGCTCTGCTGCGTCGTCGGGGCTTCGGACCCACTGTGATCATCTCGCCGCTGCTGGCGCTGATGCGCAACCAGGTCGAGTCGGCGTCGCGGGCGGGCATCCGGGCGCGCACGATCAACTCGGCCAATCCGGAGGACTGGGACACGATCCACGGCGAGGTCGAGCGCGGTGAGACCGACGTTCTCCTCGTGAGTCCGGAACGCCTCAATTCCGTTGATTTCCGAGAGCAGGTACTTCCCAAGCTCGCGACCACGACGGGCCTGCTCGTGGTCGACGAGGCGCACTGCATCTCCGACTGGGGCCATGACTTCCGCCCCGACTACCGCAGGCTGCGGGCCATGCTCGCCGAGCTTGCCCCCGGAGTGCCGGTGCTGGCCACCACCGCAACCGCCAACGCGCGGGTGACGGCAGATGTGGCTGAGCAGCTGGGCACCGGTGCAGGCGAGGCCCTGGTGCTGCGTGGCCCGCTGGAGAGGGAGAGCCTCCGGCTCGGCGTGGTTCGGTTGCCGGACGCGGCGCACCGCTTGGCCTGGCTCGCCGAGCACCTGGACGAGCTGCCGGGCTCGGGGATCATCTATGCGCTGACGGTCGCTGCGGCTGAGGAGGCCACCGCTTTCCTGCGGCAGCGCGGGTTCAAGGTGGACTCGTACACGGGCCGGACGGAGAACGCCGACCGGCTCCAGGCCGAGGCGGACCTTCAGCAGAACCGGGTGAAGGCGCTGGTGGCGACGTCCGCGCTGGGCATGGGGTTCGACAAGCCGGACCTGGGCTTCGTGGTCCACCTCGGAGCGCCGTCTTCTCCGATCGCGTACTACCAGCAGGTGGGGCGCGCCGGTCGTGGGGTGGAGCACGCCGATGTGCTGATGCTGCCGGGTAAGGAGGACGAGGCGATCTGGCGCTACTTCGCCGATGCCGCTTTCCCTCCGGAGGCCCAGGTTCGCCAGACCCTGGCGGCTCTCGCCGATGCGGGACGACCGCTGTCTGTGCCGGCTCTGGAGGCGGTGGTGGATCTCCGGCGGACCCGGCTGGAGACCATGCTCAAGGTGCTGGACGTGGACGGCGCGGTGCGCCGCGTGAAGGGCGGCTGGACCAGCACGGGACAGCCCTGGGTGTACGACACGGAGCGATACGCGTGGGTGGCTCGGCAGCGGGCGGCCGAGCAGCAGGCCATGCGCGAGTACGTGAGCACCTCCCGGTGTCGGATGGAGTTCCTGCGCCGGCAGTTGGACGACGAGGGAGCGGTCCCGTGCGGCCGGTGCGACAACTGCACCGGAGCCTGGATCGACTCCGCCGTCTCGACCGAGGCGCTGACGGGGGCCGCGAAGGAACTGGACCGCCCCGGTGTGGAAGTTGAGCCGCGCCGCATGTGGCCGACGGGGATGCCCGCACTGGGTGTCGACCTCAAGGGGCGCATCCCGGCCGGCGAGCAGTGCTCCACCGGCCGTGCCCTCGGACGGCTCTCCGACATCGGCTGGGGCAACCGACTGCGCCCGCTGCTGGCTGAGAACGCCCCCGACGGACCGGTCCCCGAGGACGTGCTGAAGGCCGCGGTGGCCGTCCTCGCCGACTGGGCGCGCTCGCCGGGGGGCTGGGCGCCGAATGTCCCGGACGCCTCCGCCCGGCCGGTGGGGATCGTCGCTGTGCCGTCCCTGTCCCGCCCGCAACTCGTCGACTCCCTCGCTCAGGGAATCGCGTCCATCGGTCGCCTCCCCTACCTCGGCACCCTGACACACGCCCGGCCGGACAGCGCTCACCCGGCCCGCCGCAGCAACTCGGCCCAGCGCCTCAAGGCGCTGTCCGGAACCTTCGCCGTCTCCGAGGACCTGGCCGTCTCCCTGGCCGGCTCCTCCGGCCCCGTCCTGCTCGTCGACGACTACACGGATTCCGGCTGGACCCTCGCGGTCGCCGCCCGCCTCCTCCGCCAGGCAGGCAGCGGACAGGTCCTTCCGATGGTCCTCGCTGCGGCGGGCTGA
- a CDS encoding DUF4192 family protein translates to MNKHHEPTGPADGEQQQITLRGAAELADALPYMLGFHPTDSIVLVALHGTRGRFGGRLRLGIPASPHEWLPVAQHLAECLIEGSERRGSRPDGIVVFLCQDPAEGETGRAVMERLRPLAQWLRTSCGALDVPVPEALCISGGRFWSYCCPDSRCCPAEGTAMAIPGTSVMAAAAAYAGIRVRGSLREMESRLEPLRTPSMADQEQALDSAGAALLPRILHGGSREQVGAETLRLARRLMKRLGERATLDMGRPSADARDDRLISHAEAAALILGLQDRDTRDRAAAWMEGPEAHRALRLWRALARRCVGPYAEHAAAPLSLAGWVSWSTGDEPSARVALSLALRVDPEYVFARLLHQACNDGLDPEDLRRCLRTDGTSPRSQPAGASGPAAVAAGSVARSVGFEPAVAELTAGSAGHGPAVPELTTGSAGDEQTGPGPVAGSAAPQEVASGSSSPAPVTTSAVRGAAALASSEPDPDPPAEAAPGAAAETAQEAAAENAEGTVSRTPGPKASSCHGAEGARRPRTRPGHERPVSLVRPAVRKKGKRPGPTVPGEAPASRRRAANANGDAATGSRARPAGRLGDRAAGTGTGAGAGTGGGA, encoded by the coding sequence ATGAACAAGCACCACGAACCCACCGGGCCGGCCGACGGCGAGCAGCAGCAGATCACTCTGCGTGGGGCGGCCGAACTCGCCGACGCCCTGCCGTACATGCTGGGCTTCCACCCGACCGACTCCATCGTGCTCGTCGCGCTCCACGGAACGCGGGGCCGTTTCGGCGGGCGGCTCCGTCTCGGCATCCCCGCGTCGCCGCACGAGTGGCTGCCCGTCGCCCAGCACCTCGCCGAGTGCCTGATCGAGGGCAGCGAGCGCCGGGGCTCCCGGCCCGACGGCATCGTCGTCTTCCTGTGCCAGGACCCCGCGGAAGGGGAGACCGGCCGGGCGGTGATGGAGCGGCTGCGCCCGCTGGCACAGTGGCTCCGCACCTCCTGCGGCGCACTCGACGTGCCGGTCCCCGAGGCGCTGTGCATCTCCGGCGGCCGGTTCTGGAGCTACTGCTGCCCGGACTCCCGCTGCTGTCCGGCGGAGGGGACCGCCATGGCGATTCCCGGCACCTCGGTCATGGCCGCCGCCGCGGCCTACGCAGGCATCCGGGTCCGGGGCTCGCTGCGGGAGATGGAGTCGCGTCTCGAACCGCTGAGGACGCCGTCCATGGCCGACCAGGAGCAGGCCCTGGACTCCGCGGGAGCCGCCCTGCTGCCACGGATCCTGCACGGAGGCAGCAGGGAGCAGGTCGGGGCCGAGACCCTGCGGCTCGCCCGCCGGCTGATGAAGCGCCTGGGGGAGCGGGCGACGCTGGACATGGGACGGCCCTCGGCGGACGCGCGCGACGACCGGCTGATCTCCCATGCCGAAGCGGCGGCGCTGATCCTCGGGCTCCAGGACCGCGACACCAGGGACCGGGCCGCCGCGTGGATGGAGGGCCCGGAGGCCCACCGAGCGCTCCGGCTGTGGCGGGCGCTGGCCCGTCGCTGCGTCGGACCCTACGCGGAGCATGCGGCCGCTCCGCTCTCGCTGGCCGGCTGGGTGTCCTGGTCCACGGGTGACGAGCCGAGCGCGCGAGTCGCCCTGAGCCTCGCCCTCCGGGTGGATCCGGAGTACGTCTTCGCGCGCCTTCTCCACCAGGCGTGCAACGACGGGCTGGACCCCGAGGACCTGCGCCGCTGCCTGCGTACAGATGGGACGTCCCCGCGGTCACAACCGGCAGGGGCATCCGGACCCGCCGCGGTCGCCGCCGGTTCGGTGGCCCGCTCGGTGGGTTTCGAACCGGCCGTTGCCGAGCTCACCGCCGGCTCCGCGGGGCACGGGCCTGCTGTTCCGGAGCTCACGACCGGCTCCGCCGGGGACGAGCAGACCGGTCCGGGGCCCGTCGCGGGCTCGGCTGCACCCCAGGAGGTCGCTTCGGGTTCCTCGTCACCGGCGCCGGTGACGACATCGGCGGTGCGGGGAGCTGCGGCACTCGCATCCTCCGAGCCGGACCCTGACCCGCCGGCCGAGGCGGCCCCGGGCGCGGCGGCGGAGACCGCACAAGAAGCGGCTGCGGAGAACGCAGAGGGGACCGTGTCGCGGACGCCCGGCCCGAAGGCGTCCTCGTGTCACGGGGCCGAGGGGGCACGTCGGCCCCGGACGCGCCCCGGCCACGAGCGCCCGGTGTCCTTGGTGCGCCCGGCGGTACGGAAGAAGGGCAAGAGGCCTGGCCCCACCGTTCCAGGGGAGGCCCCGGCAAGCAGGCGCCGTGCCGCGAACGCCAACGGTGATGCCGCGACGGGGAGCCGGGCCCGCCCTGCCGGGCGGCTCGGCGACCGCGCAGCAGGAACGGGAACGGGCGCAGGCGCCGGAACAGGTGGCGGAGCATGA